A genomic segment from Malus domestica chromosome 05, GDT2T_hap1 encodes:
- the LOC103435607 gene encoding accelerated cell death 11-like, producing MTDEKPLRKIAEAFKELEAAVNSQAAEVEVAPFSRACSLVSPLFGCLGIAFKFAEMDYVAKVHDLSEASNSISTLQVLLDRDIEAGCVRKGGSHSRNLLRVKRGIDMVRVLFEQIIVTKGNSLKDPASKAYAQVFAPHHGWVIRKAVAAGMYALPTKKQLLNKLNEDENSARVQMQSYIAASAPLILYIDKLFHSRKLGIDW from the exons aTGACGGACGAGAAGCCGCTGAGGAAGATAGCGGAGGCATTCAAAGAGCTGGAGGCAGCCGTAAACTCCCAAGCGGCGGAAGTCGAGGTCGCTCCCTTCTCTCGCGCGTGCTCGCTCGTTTCGCCTCTGTTCGGCTGCTTGGGCATCGCCTTTAAGTTCGCCGAGATGGACTACGTCGCCAAG GTCCATGATCTGTCGGAGGCGTCGAATTCAATATCGACATTGCAGGTTCTGCTCGATCGCGATATCGAAGCGGGTTGCGTGAGAAAAGGCGGCAGTCATTCGAGGAATTTGTTGAGAGTGAAGCGTGGGATCGACATGGTTAGAGTGCTCTTCGAGCAAATTATAGTCACCAA GGGAAATTCTCTGAAGGATCCAGCTTCCAAGGCTTATGCACAAGTGTTTGCTCCCCACCATGGATGGGTCATCAGGAAAGCTGTTGCTGCAGGGATGTATGCGCTTCCTACTAAGAAACAACTACTGAATAAACTCAATGAAGATG AGAACTCAGCAAGAGTTCAAATGCAGAGTTACATCGCTGCTTCGGCACCTCTAATTCTGTACATCGACAAACTCTTCCATTCGAGGAAATTGGGCATAGATTGGTAG